The sequence CATCAAAATGATCGTATTCCTGAGTTAAGAAATTGCCTATCTGAATTAGCGAAGGCTGCAAATCAATTGCAGCAATGATTCCCGTCTCACCCTGAGAGTAACCAGCTCTGAGTACACCTTTTGCACTCCCAAATATGACTACGCTACCACCTGCAATAACTTCCGCACCGGGATGAACATTCCCAACAACCACTACATCGTAGTTATGAACAACTATTTGTCCCGATCTCAGATTCCTTCTGATAATTTGTGCTCCCCGCACCTCTGTGATCTTTTCTCTAACAAGATCGTACTTCTGACCGACCTTTACATCCTTCTGCTCCATACTCCCCACAAGAATATCTTTAACGTGTACTCCTAGGTCGCTCAATAAAGAAACAATCTTCACTATATCGTCCGGTTTGCTAGTATCCTGAGTGAGCATCAAGGAAATTTCATCGCCCTCCGAGAAAAAGTCCTTTGCGTCGGCAAACTTTTTCATGATATCCTGCCTCAGTTCATCGACGCTCCTGTACGAATCAATTAGAAGTATCAGCCCCTTCTTCGTCATTCTGAAGTCAATCGGCACCATGATCACCCCTTTCTTCAAGATTCTATCATGAAAAAACCCTCCCCAAAGCTCGTTGAACATCAGAAACTGGTATGCTGCGACCACGAAAGAAACTTCGACCTCTTGACCGTGAGGAGTTTATAGTGTAATATAAAATACGTGCTTCGGCCCTCATCGTCTAGTGGCCTAGGACACTGGCCTTTCACGCCGGCGACCGGGGTTCAAATCCCCGTGAGGGCGCCAGCGGTGGAAGCGTAGCTCAGAGGAAGAGCGTCTGCCTTACAAGCAGAAGGCCACAGGTTCGACCCCTGTCGCTTCCACCAGATTGATGGCGAGGTAGCTCAGCAGGTAGAGCAGCGGACTGAAAATCCGTGTGTCGACGGT comes from Mesotoga infera and encodes:
- the minC gene encoding septum site-determining protein MinC translates to MPIDFRMTKKGLILLIDSYRSVDELRQDIMKKFADAKDFFSEGDEISLMLTQDTSKPDDIVKIVSLLSDLGVHVKDILVGSMEQKDVKVGQKYDLVREKITEVRGAQIIRRNLRSGQIVVHNYDVVVVGNVHPGAEVIAGGSVVIFGSAKGVLRAGYSQGETGIIAAIDLQPSLIQIGNFLTQEYDHFDGPAVAHVRTGRIVVEEADDVKFEVKGEAS